ATCTTTATGGAAGCCTTCCCTAGATAAATCTACCACTCTCTAGCTCTTTATATGGCTTTGTTTAGATTTATGGTACTCATCCCTACCTggcatatgtatttatttattgtctgtctccccactagaatataaaccCCATGAGGCAGGTTCATTACTTTGTTTACAGAACTTAGaagagttcctggcacatagtcaaTAAATAAATTGTTGGTAAATTTTTGGTGAATAAAGTTTGTCAGATGCTTTGTCTGCATTATTTGAttaatcctcataaaaacacTTGGAGGTGAGTACTGCTTTTATTCTAatctatagatgagaaaatggaaggtTGGAGGGATCACATACTTGCCCTAGGTTATACCAGTGGGAAAGGGTTGGCTGGAGATCTGGCCCTACTTctctctgaccccaaagcccacacTTGTGAGTACCCGAGCTGTGCTATAGGGTCTTTGTAAACAGGGGGTTTGGAGTTACACTTGCCGTCCACGGTAATTGTAAAAATATAACATGAGTGTGTTTTGTAAGCTGTGAAGCACCGTACAAATATGAGAATTATCAAATATTATTGCTGAAAttatagctaccatttattaagtaCACACAGTACACCAGTCTAAGCTCTACACCATTCTGtcacttaatccttacagcagATTTTGAAAgtgagatgaagaaatggaaactcaGGAATATGAAGGGACTCACCCAAGGTGACAGTGCTGCTAAGCCTGGCATTCTCACTCCAGAACTGGTGCGCTTAGCTGTGTCACTTACAGCTGTGTCTCTGTCCCAAGCAAGGGGACATACAGACATGCCTTTgaaaacttgtttctttttcactgtcaGGTAACTTATTCCTGGAATTCCAACAGGACCTGGAGCAAGTCTATAAGGTCTACTGTGCCAACTATGAACAGGCCTTGCTGCTGGTGGAGACCTACCGGAAGGAGCCGGAGCTGCAGCAGGAGATCCAGAGTGTCATTGAGGCGGTGCTGTGAGTAGAATGACCCCCATGCACCGCAAAGTCAGGGGCCTTAAAGGTCTCACCCCTGCTTGGTGCTGGTCACACTGCTTCAGGAGTGTCCCAGTCAGGCTAGGTTAGGCTATGCTGTAGAGACAAACAACTCCCATCTCTCAGTGGCTTCGAACAACAAGGTCTGTACTTTTATGCTCCGTTGTGGGTTATCTTGGGGCTCTTCTGTACGTTATCCTCACTCTGAGACCCAAGCTAACAGCAATTACTGTCTGGAATATTGCCAGTAATTGTGACAAAGGAGAAGAGGGGGTCTAACACTGGTAATTACATGCTCTAGACCAGAAATGATAGCCATTGTATCTCATAATTCATGGGCCAGAACTAATCACATGGCTTCATCCAGCTAAGGCAAGGGCTTGCTATCCTGCCATATCTCTCAAGGTGGAAAAGCAGAAACATTTGGTGAACAGCGCTCATAACTACCATAGGAAGTGCAGGGAGATGGTGGGAACTGTGTGCTGTAAGCAGCAGTGCCAGGAAGCAGGTTTGTATCACCTGAGGAGGCCTCTCTATAGATGGCTGAAGTCTCATTCCAAGGAAAAGGGTCAGAACTGCCCTGGGGGGGGGCCTCTCAGTTCAGAGCTGGGACCAGTGGCAGAAGCTCCAAGTAGATACAcgtagagaaaaaaatttttttaattaaaagtttgaaCAGCTACATGGTTCAAAAGCTTTAAAACATACTGAATTTATACAGTTACAAAAAAATCTTCTCAACTCTGTCTTTTCTTATACCCAATTATGCCTATGTAAGCAAATACAAACTCATACCTTATTTTCCTACCTTTTTAATGgaagtttgttttagtttttacttaCAATGTATCTTGGAGGTCTTTCTATTtcaatacatacatgtatgatTCTTTAAACAGCTGCATGGTTTTCTACCATGTGGCTATTCCACAGTTCATTTAACTGATCTCTATTAATGGACTTTGGtttgtttctattcttttgatAGTATAGATAGTGCTACAGTGATTATTCATGAACATATGTTATTTCACTCAGGTGCAAGTATTTCTGTAAGGTAGATTTCCAGAGGTAGAGTTGCTTACTCAATGGAAGTATGTACTGATAAGTTTTGTAATACTGCAAAATTTCCCTCGGTCGAGGCTATACCAATTGACACTCCCATGAGCAATGTACGAGGGTGTCTGTTTCTCCATAGCCGCACCAGCAGAGTGTGTTATTAAATTATAGGATATTTCTCACCAAGATAGGTGGAAAATTGCATGTTAGTATGGTTTCATTTCGCATTTATCTTATGTTGATAAGTTGATCATCTTTTTGTATATCTAAGAGTCATTTATATTTCCTTGCCTGTATAttattctgcttcttttctgttttagaaaagcTTATATCTTCCTAGGACAAGCTCaccaaatggaaataaatgaaggcTATTTTCTAGAAATCAGAATAATGTGGGAGGAacaaaagtttttattattattttatcttacttaGACTTTTCCTTTATACCCAAGAGAAAGACAGTGGAGATTTAGGTCTTTGAAGTTGACATTAtctcatatattctttttttttttaatatgtatttttattgaagtacagtcaatttacaatgtgtgtcaatttctggtgtacagcataatgcttcagtcatacatggacatacatatattcattttcatatccttttcaaccataagttactacaagatattgaatatagttctttgtgctatacagtatgaacttgttgttttgtctgttttatatatattagtatctgcaaatcttgaactcccaatttatcccttccctcccctgcaccATCTCGTATATTCTTATAATCTCATAGCTTCCTGCTCCTtgtccttcttctctcccttatCTTATCCTTAGCCCCCTGAAGCCTCCTTTTCAAGTATCtagcccttccctgcctccaaaaAAACCTACACTCATATTCTCCTTTGATTCTTTTGATCCCATCATGGATCTTACAAATTTAGGCTTTTGCAAGTGTCACTAAATACATTTCTTCAGCTGTGAGGCAGATAACAGAAATGAGGGAAGCAAGATGCCAGATGTAGTACAAAAGGGAGTAGTGGAGACTGTGGTAAACCAGAGCCAGCAGACCCTGTATAGAGTGCAGTTGCAGCCCAGCCTCAGCTGAGTGTTGCTGTGTTGCATAGCTTTTGCTGTAACGAACATAGTGGTTTAACATATAAAACACCCCCAAAATATGTTTAAAGCAAACATTTCTTTAGGTCACACTTTTGCATGTTAGCAGTTTAGCTAGGCTCAGTAAATGATTCTTCTGTTCCTGTCTGAAAACCCTCACGTGTCTGTGATCAGCGAGGGGTCAGCTTTGCTGATGTTGGCTGGGTGCTCTTACGTATCTGGACGCACGGGCTGACTCAGCTTTGTCTTTTGAGGTCTTGGCTAGGAATTGGCATGCTGTGCCAGACTCAAGTGATGGAGAAGGAGACCCCACTTCTTGATGTGAGAAGCTCCAAAGTCATATTCAAAggatatagatacagatagtaaaataaccattttttgTAAACCATCTGTCTCAGTTGCCATGCAGAAATGTGATTCCACTGTGGCCAGATCCTCTGATCtttcaagagaaaccagaaaCTTTGATGTAAGTCTCCCAAGTGTTAAATGTTGGTATGTAGTTCAGACATGTAGAAACACTGTGCGGGGGCCCTGGTTGGCACAGAGGCTGCTATTTGTTACATCTTCTGCACTCTGGTCTTCCCAGCCAGGTGAATCCAAGCTTTTCTCATGGACTTTGGTGCCAGGCTGCCTGGCAGTGGATTAGGCTCTGCCCCTATTCACCTGGGAAGAGTCATTTTGTGTCTCAGAGCCTAGTTTCCCTACATGTAGAGTGGGAGTAATAATAGCAGCTCATGGAGACATAAACTCACTGCATGCAAGTGATACTCAATAAAGCCCAGCCACTATAGTTATCTTGGCTAGGCAAGGATTATGCTTCTCTAATATCACACTGTGATTTTCAGCGCTGTTGGTCCCATTTTTACTACAAACATTAGACACATTTATTATCCTGAGATATATTCTGGAAAGAAGATACATATCTTCTACCTGTATACGTGACTGAAGCAAACCAGTATAATAGCTTAACCAAaatgtaaaggagaaataaaaggaaaataatttctaataaagaaatatatatttcagtgTACAAATGCTTGGGCACCTCTACACTGGAAGATACAATGAAACAATCAGATGCTTGCATCtacttataataaataattttggatttaAGTAAAGAAAAGTCAAAAGCCATTCTGTACAGGAAGtacagaaaaagtaaagaacagaGAATATGTGTACCTTGGAATAAGAACGAGCAGTGATATGAAACTTGACTTCCTTGTGTatgataagagaaagaaagaacataattAAAGTAGGGATAACATTACATACTTGGGAGGCAGAGGAAATAAGGAAGTATGATGCTCTTGCAAATGATCTGGGTCTTATTTGCAAAAGGTGGTGTCATAGTAATTCCAAGGGTAATGATATGAGACTGCATGGAGTCCAAGTGTCACAAAAATTCTTAAGTTGCAGCCCATTTCAAGGCATTCATTCAGTCCCTGAACGTTGAGAGGGACATATGAGACAAAGAACAATTCCGCATAGTGTAGAACTGTCCTTGCAGGATATCCTGCAGCCCTGGTCCCTGCCCACTAAATGCCTACAGCACCCTGGAGCCTACAAGTTTTCAGTATGTCCTCAATGATCCTTTGATCTAATATTGTAGCAGGAATGACATTCTTTCTGTCATCtaaattttattctgtgtatttatGGACAGACAGGAAATAGACTTCCCATGGGAAAGTGTAGTtgttggatagatggatggatggatagatagatagatagaatggatgaatggatggatggatgcatttTTAAGGGGCTCCTACTATACATGCTGTTCTAgaacttgctttttcacttaaccaTGGCCATAAATATCTTTTCATGACAGTATGAATTGTTCTACCgtgttctttttaatggctgcatagagTTCCTTTCCAGGGCAGCTCATAGTCTGTGGTTTACTTGACCACTCCCCtattaatggatatttgggttgtttccaaaaTTGTATCATAAATAGAGTTGCTGAATAACTTCTACCTTTATCTTTGCTCACTTGAGTTGATATTTCTGTGGGTAGATTTTTATAGTATGATTGATAGAATAAAGAGTTTGTACATTTCACAAATTGTCAAACTTCTCTTCAAAAAGATCCCACCAACTGATACTCCCACCAGGAGAATGTAAGAGGGCTGGTTTCCCCATACTCACCCAGCTCTGGCTATTATCCTTCAATTTTTGTTGTCTACCTGAAAGGCTACATAAAGAGTTTTTTCCAAATTACCTTGGAAAGGCTGTAAATGTAAGAGACTGCCGTAATTAGGCAATGACTCCTTGGTATTTTTGGAGAAGAGATGTGATCATCTCCTTGAAGGCCCCACTCCTCTCTGATTTGTGAGGTGACAGCTGTCCCCGTGCGTAAGCCCAGAGGACAGAGTTCTGCAAATTCTGGTGACTGTTTCCACCTAACTTGCCCACACTAGGAAACTCTGAATGAGAGCAGATGGTCAGCGCAGGTGTGTCCTGACAGGTAATCCCACCATGCACCCCCATCCCCTGCAGCTAATGAGGGGGCTCCCACCTGCTGTTTCTAGCCTCATGGCTGATCTTCCCTGGACATTTGGTCTGGAGATTTTTCCgtaggaagaaaaacaagaggCAAGAATACCGTGGAGAGGAGGCCAGATAATGATTGTAAACAGCATTTCTGAGTCTTCACGGAGGAGGCATGCTTAGACATGGAGGTTTGAAACCCTCGTGGGTTTCTCAGAAAGTGGGTCTGAGGGCTACTGGTCATAATCAAGGAAAAACTGTTGAAATCTCTTCCCAGATGCCATTGACTTGGGCATTCTTTCTGCAAATTCCAGACATTGTTAAAAAGGGGACTGGAAATAGTTATCCTTGTATCAAATGGTACATCTGGAAGGGACCGTGACACTATtagttcctttgttttgttttacattttccttttttaaataaaaatgttcaagcctatagaaaaatagaataatgtaATGAATACTCACATACCCACCACCTGAAGTTAATAAGTATTAGTGTTTGCTGTTTGCCTCATCTAATCTTATGTTAAACAATTTAAAGGAAATTCCAGATATTACAGCTTTTTACCCTTAAATACCGTAAGTGCATCTTTAAACATTAAGTTCCTGTGATcttaaaagcttttcttttataaagcAACAGAaccattttattaaatgaaatatcaTGTGGATGTCCAACATACACAGTTGTGCTTGGAACATACATATCCAAGTGGAGATCTCACATAGACAGTTGACTGTGTGAGTCTGGAGCTCTGGAAAGAAGCTGAAAGTAGAGATCTGGGTTTGGGATGTGTTTAAAGCCATAGGACTAAATGAGATCAGTAAGAGAGtgagtggagagagagggagacggGGAGGCCCTGGGGCACTCTGGCATTGGAGAGAAGTGAGCAGAGGAGGCCAAGAGAGTGTCCTGTGGAGTGAGACAAAGAGCATCGCTGGGACCAAAAAAGAACGTGTTTGAGAAAGAGGGAGCAGTCAGCTTTGAATGCTGTTGAGAGACCAAGTAATCTGATGGAAGGGAACTGACCATTGGATTTAGTACAGATGGGGAACCAAGGCCCAGAAAGGGGTAAAGTGAGAACTAGCAGCACCACCTAACATCTAGACCTCACAcattacaaataaggaaaccgAGGACCACAGAAGGAGGGTGTCTTGCCTCAGATCACACAGTGAgttaaatggcagagctgggactagaggCTGGGCCCCCCGGAGCCCCCAAGGGTGAACTTTGCCTACCTAACACTAGCCTTCTCCCTCAGGCCGCAAGCTGGATCCTCAGGCCTCAGTTTTTTGCTGGTAATCCCTTTTCAGAGGATTACCAAATACCCATTGCTGCTGCAGAAAATTCTGGAGAACACACTTCCTGATGCCAGTGCCTATGCTGTCCTTCAGAGGGCTACCTCTGCCCTCCAGGACGTGATCACCAACATCAATGAGTACAAGAGGCGCAAAGAAGTGGGTAAGGACTTGGGTCACTTAGGGGATGGGTACGTGAGTAAAAATGCTTCTAGTTACAAAAAACTCATCTACAACTGGCTTCACCAGTAAAGGAAATATAGCAGCTCATGTAACCCACAAATCTACAGGTAAGATGGGCTTTAGGTAGGGTTTGATCAGGGTGCTGGTTTCATTTCCTTGTAATTCTCTTGTCGCTGCATTTACTCTGTGTCACCTTCCTCTTCAGGTTAGCTTCCCTCATAGTAGTAAATGGCTATTGCTATTCTAAGACTCACATCTGCACACCACACCTTCCAGGATAAAATGGGACCATTTTCCTCCTAGCTGTAATACTTAAATTGGAGCTTTACTTTGATAGGACTCATGTGGGTCATGTGCTCACCCTGAACCAATTGCCATGGCTAGAGGAATGCCTTGGGTTATGTGCCCTTCTTTGAACCAATCTCTGTGTCCAGGGGATGGGATTATATGAATTGGCTTATGCTGTCAGCACCCACCCCTTGAACTAAAGTGGTATCAGTCTTATCCAAACCACATGGCTGTGCAGGTTGTTAAAACAGAAAGGTCTGGAAATTGCGGTAGTGTCCTAAGTAGAAGAAAAGCTCAACTGCACAATGAGACAGTATAGTAATGATAATTTAGTTAATGTTTACTGAGGGTAACTATGGCACATTTTTTCGTTCATTATCTTGTTTGATCCTAACAATAGCTCTGAGGTTGGCACtattagccccatttcacagTTGGGTAAAATGAGAGTTTAAGTCATTTGCTCTGGGTCACAGAGCCGGTAAAAGGCCAGAGCCAGGTTTCAAACTCAGGTGTGGGGTCAGATGACAGATCCGTTGAAGGCCCTGAGCCATAAGTGGGAAAGCATGGTTCCATCCTGACCTGGAACTGAGGGACTTTAGGCAAATCACCTCTCACTTGACTTCTTCTTTAGAAAGCACATTCACATCTTTATTTTATGTGATCCTCCCAGCGATCCTGTGAGGTGGCAAGCCTCactgacaaatgaggaaactgaggctcaagaagtCAGGAAGCTCTTCAGCCAGGGCTCTCACCTCAGAGTGAGGGCTCTGAGCCCAGTGCTTTTCTTCTGTGACTCGCCATTCTAATAGGTGCGACCCTGACATTTGGGAAGAAGGCCCAAGCAGGTGCCTAGCTGGGTATGTCAGGGGCCCTTGCTTTCCTGGGTTGGCTCTGGTCCATgtgccttccttctcctctgttgATACAGCCTCCAAGTACACCAAGGTGGAGCAGCTGAGCCTCCGGGAGCGACTGGCGCGCAtcaacacacacaccctctccaaGAAGACCACCCGGCTGAGCCAGCTGctgaagcaggaggcagggcttGTATCCAAGGTGAGCACAGGTGGGAGGAAGGGTACCGTCCCAGCCATCCCAAGGGACAAGACTGTGCAGTGGTGGGGCAGGGGTCTTAGACTCccttcagagatgaggaaacggaggctgaGGGAGTGAACTTCCCAGCATTGCGtagccaggaagaggcagggttGGCACCCCTACTTAATTCTGAAGAGACAGGGTAGGGCTTTCTCCACTGCATCTTGTGTTGCTctttctctggggcctctttaTATAGATCAGGGAGCTGATATCTGAGTCTGGGCAAGAAACCAGCCTTGAACAGCTTCTAGTAGCGGCTCAGGTTGACTGTGTACTTACTCTGAACCAGGCATTAATTGATCCACATAGTGAAGTAGGTATTCATATTATCCTCATgttgcagaggaggaaacatgCTCAGAAAAGGTAAAACCCTTGCCTAagttcacacagccaggaagtaaGTGAACCAGGACTCATAGTCTCATGTGTCTGATTCCATAGTCTGAATGCAGCATCACTAAGCTGCACTCACTGCTTCTAATCATCCCACTCGGTTTTGGGTCTAGAGGAACTGCCTCTGAAGGATGGGTCTGTGGAAAGGTGGTCCCCATTGAGGATTTGCGACAGGGGTATGGGGTGTACACTGCCCCCATGTGGATGTTCTCAGCCTTCACAAGCATAACTTCATTCTCAGACAGAAGACAAGGAATTTGATGACTTAGAAGAGAGGTTCCACTGGGTGTCGCTCTGTGTGACTGAGCTGAAGAACAACGTGGCTGCTTACCTAGATAACCTGGAGGTGAGGATCTTATGGTTAATaatgggtggggcagggctgagctTCCCGGGCAGGAGGCATGCAGGGCCCATTGAACAAACTAGTAAAGGCACCAGCTGCAGAAACCTAAAGGAAGACCATCCAGTTGCTTGCCTCAGGCCAGAAGAGGGGCCACAGGCAAGCACCCCTCAGCTTACAGGTCATCTGACTGGGGCAGCTTCTGAGCCCGTTGAGTTCTCAGAGGGTGAGGTTCCCACTGGGCAGGGTCAAAATTCACTGGAATCAGAGCCCTCTGGAGGGATGCTCTTAGACCAGGGTGACAAACTTGGGTGCTCAAAGGGACCAGGCAGGTAATATTATTGAGTAAAGTGTGCAAGTATACAAAACTTAACGTCTGTTTATGAGACTTTTTTGGTAGAGTTCAATATATGGTAATATTTGGAGTTTGAATGAccaaatgaacgaatgaatgagtaAAATCTAAGGAGGCAGCTCTTCCTTGGCTCAGGGGAGTTGTTGCTGTGTGGGAATGTGAACCCACTGCAGCCAGTCCTTctgattttaaggaaaaaagaaaactaacaattTTAGGTGAAATCTCATGATGTGACCACGTGAgcaattaattaaataaaaatttaaatgttatgcAGGcctaagaaaatatatttctgcaaGCCAAATTCAGCCCACAGAGACACTAGTTTGCATTTCCATCCAGCACATCTCTTGCCTTACGCCAAAATTCCCCCTTCATTCTTGTCAGCATTGCTGACTCATTCCAACCACTTAATCCCTCTTACGTGGTTTTGTTCTCAGTCACATCCATTTGCGCAAAGCAGCTCAGTCAGGCGATAGAAGGCTCTTTGGGTAATAGGATTTGGGGTGGTGTTATTGGAAGTATGTGAAAGGAGGGAGATCATAGTTACGTGGCCTCTGTGTGAGGCACATCCCTTGCTTGTTCCGGCTCATCCTGGACCCCCCGAGTGGAAAGATCTGAACAGCACAGTGAGCCAGAAGGGGAAGACCCTCAGAGAAAGAATGGAGGGgccttgagagagagagagaaaccagaggcCCATGAGAGAAACATCTGGCTTTGCAGAGGAAAACAGATATTTGGAAGCATTAAGGCTGCGCTTCCTTAAATGCAGGATTTACACGACAGGTACAGTGTTGACATGGAATCCCATAGTGAGCAAATGACTCTCTGTTTTAATCCTTAGAGTCCAGGAAAAGCCTCTTTGGCTGGCATGTCTATAACAATCAGGTTGAGCAAGTCTTGGGCTGGGAGCCTGTAGCAGGCTATGATGCCCAGTCAGAGCTTAATAACATTGTTTTTATAGCAATTATTCTTACATGCTTATTTATGACAATTATTACTGGTTTTCCCTTTATGGGAGtatcataagatttttttttaaaatgcattgatTTAAATAGGAATGCTTAGTTGATTTAAGAAAAAGTATTAATAGAACACATGGAATATGGATGTGGCAAAAAATCACCAAGGGGGTATGCAGATGTATGAAGTTGGGAGAGCATTGGAATAGAGAGAAAGATGTTGGCTCAGTCTAAGGGAGAACTTTCTGATCAGCCAAGTTGTGCAAGGTTAGAATCGATTGTGCAGATGCATAGTGGAGGTATGCAGGCAGCCTGGGCAACCTCTCCTGGGCTGTGGTGGAGGGGGATTCAGGTGTGAGATGGCCACGACGGGCTGTGATTGGCTGTCTCGTTTGACTCCATCCAGGCTTTCCTCCGCTTCCGGCCTCAGGAATATGATTTGGACATTCCTGGGGCCCCCGTGGTGCAGTACCGTTACCTGGCAAGAGACCTGCAGCTCCAGGCCTTCCCCGAGTTTGTGAGTGGAACTTCTCCTTCCTTTGTTAGGCAGGTGGCCAAGCCCGTATGAATAATATTTAGAAGTCAGGCTCTTTCCATGATTGTCACATCCTTAACGGCTCTGGGCAGTCAGCAGGGCAGAGATTATTATTAGTGTGTTTTACTGATAAAAATAGCcccaactaacatttattgagccttgCTAttggccaggcactgtgttaaacTCTTTACAttctttacctcatttaatcctcacaatccaGCTTACAGGGGATGTACTGTTAGTagccccattctgcagatgagagCTTGAGACTCAGAGGGGGCGACCTTCCTAGATTTTCAGATGGTCAGTAGGAAGCTGGGATCTGAGCCACAAGGACTGTGCTTTTGACCACCACTCCGTAAAAATCTTTCTCAAGGTTTGTGCCCAGTAACCATATTAAGAAGTGACACTTCTGTAAGCTTGTTACATACATTggccccatttttcagatgggcatgtcgaggcccagaaaggttagGTAATATGCTAGAGGTCACAGCTGGTCTGTAGGAGTGGGACTGGAACCCAGTCCTGCCTACCTCCAAAGCCCCTTCTCCCTGTGCTGCCCTCTGCCACCTCCTTCCCCTACTCCCAAGGTCACCTCTCCCCACAGAAGCAGCGTCTGGAAGGTCTGGTGTGGCAGCCACTATGCAGCCTGACCAAAACCCTGGCTGGCCCTCAGAACCTGATCAAGAAGCGCCTGGACAAACTACTGGACTTTGAGAGGGTGGAAGAGAagctgctggaggtgggcagcATGACCTACGAGGAGGAGATGGCCCGGCACACGTACCAGGCCCTCAACTCCCTGCTGGTGGCCGAGCTCCCACAGTTTAACCAGCTGGCCATGCAGTGGCTGGGCCAGATCCTGTGCACATTCGTGACCCTCCAGAGGGACCTTGCAGAGCAAGTGctacagagggcagagggcacctTGGCCCAGGTGAGGACTCTGGGACTGGGGCAACTCCGGGGAATAGCCAGGGGAGGCCTCACAGCACCTTCAGCCAGCTGTTTGCGCGGGCTGGAATGGGGTGAGGTTTGGGCCTTTCAAACAGGTGCTTTGCAGGAGGCTATGGGGACCTTCTGGAACTTTCTCCTCCCTGTTCTCCCTCCATTAATGGATAAGACCATGAAAGCAAGGATAGAACTGTGACTCCAGACCTTCCCAGGCTCTGGAACTCAGAAGCAGAGGAGGCTCTGCTTGGAAAATAACACAGCTTGCGGCCAGTCCCCAGAATGTATGAGAGGTTGGTGACAGAGACAGGGTCTCTTCTACACATCAGGAGTAATTGTTTCAAGCTTGTGTTCCTGCCACTGTTACTAATTCTAGTAGCTGCCTCCTTGTGAACATTTACTGTGCTCCGGTAAgtgtatttactgagtaccttccatgtattatctcacttaatcctcacagtgatCCTACAGAGGAGGTGTTATTGTTATCCTCATTTcaaaaggaagctgaggcacagagaggttaagcagcttgttcaaggccacacagctagtagtGCAATTTGAATCACGGCAGTTCAACTCCAGAGCCTGGGTTCTGAACCGTAATTCCTGTAAGAGGAGCCGTCTGCTGAAAGCATAAATAGGTC
The sequence above is a segment of the Camelus ferus isolate YT-003-E chromosome 3, BCGSAC_Cfer_1.0, whole genome shotgun sequence genome. Coding sequences within it:
- the ARHGEF37 gene encoding rho guanine nucleotide exchange factor 37 — its product is MTDHGDDEPSSSTGSPNREGRVSEDKSLLHQKLAVRELIDTEVSYLHMLQLCASDIRSHLQQLPQGDLDVLFSNIDDIIKVNSRLLHDLQETASREEEQVQLIGNLFLEFQQDLEQVYKVYCANYEQALLLVETYRKEPELQQEIQSVIEAVLPQAGSSGLSFLLVIPFQRITKYPLLLQKILENTLPDASAYAVLQRATSALQDVITNINEYKRRKEVASKYTKVEQLSLRERLARINTHTLSKKTTRLSQLLKQEAGLVSKTEDKEFDDLEERFHWVSLCVTELKNNVAAYLDNLEAFLRFRPQEYDLDIPGAPVVQYRYLARDLQLQAFPEFKQRLEGLVWQPLCSLTKTLAGPQNLIKKRLDKLLDFERVEEKLLEVGSMTYEEEMARHTYQALNSLLVAELPQFNQLAMQWLGQILCTFVTLQRDLAEQVLQRAEGTLAQLPHHHMAEPAFRKLVEDALGQAGHQLRSFQENFEKVLPPPTTQPLLPGAERQVQALLSKYGLGKLYQVTSNISGAGALDLTLPRGHIVALLQNKDTKGNSGRWLVDTGGHRGYVPAGKLELYRVVPSEEDLRGQTSPHENSRHLTPEPTPAPVPSVPTMTQVVAVYPFVARSSHEVSLQAGQRVTVLEAQDKKGNPEWSLVEVNGQRGYVPSSFLARAPSPAPWGWSLPS